The Rhinoderma darwinii isolate aRhiDar2 chromosome 11, aRhiDar2.hap1, whole genome shotgun sequence genome window below encodes:
- the NEUROG3 gene encoding neurogenin-3, with product MSPKTENSHSRSERYLYYDVSDEEDPSLSLPCSPAPSAGSKGCLVGEKFSLTNSRETKSRRQKGRRRSQVKNEVTIIKQKKNRRVKANDRERNRMHNLNSALDALRSVLPTFPDDAKLTKIETLRFAHNYIWALSETLRMADHSLFSIAQQGMTDTFEKLSKTCLMVDLASPNSSCSSSSDWDSLYSPESQSSSHSPTDMDDLISQSSSCLRYADTFSEFK from the coding sequence ATGTCTCCAAAAACAGAGAACAGCCATAGCAGAAGCGAGAGATACCTTTACTATGATGTCTCTGATGAGGAGGACCCTTCTCTTTCTCTGCCCTGTTCTCCAGCCCCCTCAGCTGGGAGTAAAGGTTGTTTAGTGGGAGAAAAATTTTCCCTTACTAACTCCAGGGAGACGAAGAGTAGGAGGCAAAAAGGGAGACGGCGATCACAAGTCAAGAATGAAgtaacaatcattaaacaaaagaAGAATCGCAGGGTAAAAGCAAATGATAGAGAAAGGAACCGAATGCACAACCTGAACTCAGCCTTGGATGCCTTGAGGAGTGTTCTACCTACCTTTCCAGATGATGCCAAGCTTACCAAGATTGAAACCCTTAGGTTTGCTCACAATTATATCTGGGCTTTATCTGAGACTCTGCGGATGGCTGACCATAGCCTATTTAGCATAGCACAACAGGGCATGACAGACACATTTGAAAAGTTATCTAAGACGTGTTTAATGGTGGATCTCGCTAGTCCAAATAGTAGCTGCAGTTCCTCAAGCGACTGGGACTCTCTCTATTCTCCAGAGTCGCAGAGCAGCAGTCATAGTCCCACAGACATGGACGATTTAATTTCTCAATCCAGTTCTTGCCTGAGATACGCTGATACTTTTTCAGAGTTCAAATGA